A genomic window from Bacteroidales bacterium includes:
- a CDS encoding endonuclease, translating into MKLMAWWPLLFLWQGLLRGPSAQSTNRGDLCFVWYNVENLFYPEDDTLPGDDEFTPGGLRYWTWSRYRKKITALAKVIVAAGGEEVPDLVGLCEVENARVLDDLLAHPILAPYRYSYFHREGTDHRGMEVACLCRSGSLESVLWEYIPFKSPVSATRDILHLALSRGNDTLDLFLVHLLSRYSGAGATALLRREQAAQLMSCMDSVYRIRNRGLIMAAGDFNDEPGAYSLEPLASLLSGGDSLISLKAVNRQASYKYRGRWTFIDQVLVSSAFRPGTPGLNTLTLHPLLTEDRQYGGLKPGRCYEGYRYQGGISDHLPLVLHFFLPSSSGPGGR; encoded by the coding sequence ATGAAGCTTATGGCATGGTGGCCGCTGCTGTTTCTCTGGCAGGGCCTGCTTAGAGGCCCTTCTGCCCAAAGTACGAACCGGGGCGATCTGTGTTTTGTATGGTATAACGTAGAGAATCTGTTTTATCCGGAGGACGATACCCTCCCGGGAGATGATGAGTTTACTCCGGGCGGACTTCGCTACTGGACCTGGTCCAGATACCGGAAGAAGATCACAGCGCTGGCCAAGGTGATTGTTGCGGCAGGTGGAGAAGAAGTCCCTGATCTGGTGGGCCTCTGCGAAGTGGAAAATGCCCGGGTGCTGGATGACCTGCTTGCTCATCCCATTCTGGCTCCCTATCGATACAGCTATTTTCACAGGGAGGGGACCGACCACCGTGGCATGGAGGTGGCCTGCCTTTGCCGGTCAGGGAGCCTGGAATCTGTTCTATGGGAGTATATTCCGTTCAAGTCCCCTGTTTCTGCGACCAGGGATATCCTGCATCTTGCTCTGAGCCGGGGGAATGATACCCTGGATCTGTTTCTGGTGCACCTGCTATCCAGGTACAGCGGAGCCGGTGCTACTGCCCTTTTAAGGAGAGAACAGGCCGCACAACTGATGAGCTGTATGGATTCGGTGTACCGGATCCGGAACCGGGGCCTGATCATGGCTGCAGGCGATTTTAACGATGAACCCGGGGCCTACTCGCTGGAGCCGCTGGCATCGCTGCTCTCCGGCGGCGATTCCCTTATATCTTTGAAAGCAGTGAACAGGCAAGCCAGTTATAAATACAGGGGGAGATGGACTTTCATCGACCAGGTCCTGGTAAGCTCCGCCTTCAGGCCTGGCACACCAGGACTGAACACCCTGACGCTCCATCCGCTCCTGACGGAGGACCGGCAATACGGGGGGCTAAAACCCGGAAGATGCTACGAGGGCTACAGATACCAGGGAGGGATCAGCGATCACCTGCCGCTGGTGCTGCATTTCTTTCTCCCTAGTTCTTCAGGTCCCGGCGGACGGTGA
- a CDS encoding amidohydrolase: MYKHTILSVAVLLILISCNSQKNQADLILTNGLIYTVDEDFSTADALAIKNHRILAVGSREEILKSFSSDEIRDLEGKYVYPGWIDAHCHFFGYGMNLNAVDVAGTASVEEIIEVLKAFREQNQGAWITGRGWDQNDWEVKEFPDRFMLDRHFPDTPVLLRRIDGHAAWANSLALELAGVNAQSRVDGGSVILSQGEPSGILLDNAIELVASKIPPPTKKEMMQALQEAEKNCFSVGLTSVHDAGLSKTVVQLIDSLHQAGALKIRMNTWLSPSGENFNYYVEKGPWRSDYLSVNTIKLFADGALGSRGARLIEPYSDDPGNHGLFVTPPEVLEQYCEQAYKHGFAVATHCIGDGANRETLKIYARILGGENDRRWRIEHAQIIHPEDFHYFGDYSIIPSVQTTHATSDMYWASDRVGSERIKGAYAYKQLLEENGWLPNGSDFPVEQINPLFGFYAGVVRKDQTFYPEAGFQTENAINREEALRAMTIWAARSGFEEDLKGSIEPGKLADLVITGTDLMSAPENELFGIRVLETYSGGELVYKAGKE; the protein is encoded by the coding sequence ATGTATAAACACACGATTCTTTCAGTAGCAGTATTATTGATCCTGATAAGTTGCAACTCCCAGAAGAACCAGGCAGATCTGATTCTCACTAATGGACTGATCTATACGGTGGATGAGGACTTTAGCACGGCCGATGCGCTGGCCATAAAGAACCACCGGATCCTTGCTGTGGGGAGCAGGGAGGAGATTTTAAAGAGCTTCAGCTCCGATGAAATTCGCGACCTGGAAGGAAAGTATGTTTACCCCGGCTGGATTGATGCCCACTGTCACTTTTTTGGTTACGGGATGAACCTGAATGCAGTGGATGTGGCGGGAACGGCCTCCGTGGAGGAGATCATTGAGGTTCTGAAAGCCTTCCGGGAACAAAATCAGGGAGCCTGGATTACAGGAAGGGGCTGGGACCAGAACGATTGGGAGGTGAAGGAGTTTCCCGACAGATTTATGCTGGACAGGCACTTCCCGGATACTCCCGTCCTTCTGAGACGTATCGACGGCCATGCAGCCTGGGCCAACTCCCTGGCCCTGGAGCTGGCCGGTGTAAATGCCCAATCCAGGGTGGATGGAGGCAGTGTGATACTGAGCCAGGGGGAGCCAAGCGGGATCCTCCTCGACAACGCCATTGAACTGGTGGCTTCCAAAATCCCTCCCCCCACAAAAAAAGAAATGATGCAGGCGCTTCAGGAGGCCGAAAAGAACTGTTTTAGTGTGGGATTAACCTCTGTGCATGATGCCGGTCTGTCAAAAACGGTGGTGCAGCTGATCGATTCGCTGCATCAGGCAGGAGCTCTGAAGATCCGGATGAATACCTGGCTCTCCCCTTCCGGGGAGAACTTCAACTACTACGTGGAAAAAGGCCCCTGGCGCAGCGATTATCTTTCGGTAAATACCATTAAGCTGTTTGCTGACGGAGCCCTGGGATCGAGAGGGGCCCGGTTGATAGAACCCTACTCGGATGATCCCGGGAATCATGGCCTCTTTGTGACCCCCCCTGAAGTACTGGAACAGTACTGTGAACAGGCCTATAAGCACGGTTTTGCTGTGGCCACGCACTGCATTGGTGACGGAGCCAACCGGGAAACCCTGAAGATATATGCCAGGATCCTGGGGGGAGAAAACGACCGGCGCTGGCGAATCGAGCACGCTCAGATCATACATCCCGAAGATTTTCACTATTTCGGGGATTACAGTATTATCCCCTCCGTACAGACCACCCATGCCACTTCCGATATGTACTGGGCCAGCGACCGGGTGGGCAGTGAACGAATCAAAGGGGCCTATGCCTACAAACAGTTGCTCGAAGAGAACGGGTGGCTGCCCAATGGAAGTGATTTTCCGGTGGAGCAGATCAATCCCCTCTTCGGCTTTTACGCCGGAGTAGTCCGGAAGGACCAGACCTTTTACCCGGAAGCAGGATTCCAGACGGAGAATGCTATCAACAGAGAGGAAGCGCTGCGTGCCATGACCATCTGGGCAGCCCGTTCGGGCTTCGAGGAAGATCTCAAAGGGAGTATTGAGCCAGGCAAACTGGCCGATCTGGTCATCACCGGCACCGACCTGATGAGTGCTCCGGAAAATGAGCTCTTTGGCATCCGGGTACTGGAGACCTATTCCGGAGGAGAACTGGTTTACAAAGCCGGAAAAGAGTAA